The genomic stretch GGCAGACTTTGGCCAGTGCCTGGTGAGCATTGGCGGCGAGCGGGTGCGGGTGCACCTGGCGGTGCTCACCCTGGGGTACTCGCGCCGGCTGCTGGTGCGGGCATTCCGCAGCGAGAAGCAGGACCACTGGCTCCAGGCCCTGGAGGAGGGTTTCCGCCACTGGGGCGGGGTACCGCAGGAGGTGCTGGTGGATAACGCCCGTGCGCTGGTGAGCCAGCACGATCCCGAGCGCAACATCCTGGTTTTTGCCGAGCGGCTGGAGGAGTTCGCCCGTTACTGGGGGTTCAAGCCCCGTGCCTGTCGGCCGTACCGGGCCAGAACCAAAGGCAAGGACGAGCGTGGGGTGGCGTACGTCAAGAGGAACGCCATCGCTGGGCGGGAGTTCAGCAGCTGGGCGGAGTTTGAGGCCCATCTGGTGCGCTGGACCCGCGAGGTGGCCGACCTGCGGGTGCACGGCACCACCGGCGAGGCGCCGCTGGACCGGTTTGTGCGGGCAGAAGCCCAGGCGTTGCAGCCGCTGGAGGCCAAGCCGTCGTTCCTGGCGGAGCGGGAGCTGGTGCGGATCGTGCACAGCGACTGCTGCGTGGAGGTGGAGGCGAACTGGTACTCGGCGCCGCAGGCGCTGATCCGTCAGCGGGTGAGCGTGCTGGTGCGCGATCAACAGGTACTGATCCGCCACGGCGGCCGGATCGTCGCTGAGCACAGGCGCCAGCGGCCCGGTAGCCGCAGCCGCCAGGTGATCGACGGCCATTGGGAGGGCCTGCTGCCGCAACGGCAGCAGCGCGAGGCGGAGCGATCGCTGCGGGATGGCAACGCAAGACGTGATCAGGAGCAGCGCCCGGTCCGCAGCTCTGAACTGGCCCGGCCTCTGGCGGTTTATGCCGAGCTGATCGGGGAGGTGGCGGCATGAGTCCCACCAACCCACGCAACCGATCCACAGCGGCGATACCACCGGTACCGACCGAGGAGCTGGAGGCAATGCTCACCCGCCTACGGCTCCCAGCAATCCGCGACCGCCTCGATGCGCTGCTGGAGGAAGCGGCAAGGCGGGAGATGAACCTGCGCGAGGCCCTGGCCTGGCTGTGCGCGGCCGAGGTGGCACGCAAAGACCAGCTGCGGATGGAGATGGCGCTGCGGCTGGCGCGCTTCCCCTATGTGCGCACGCTGGAAGCGTTCGATTTCGAGGCCCAGCCGTCGATCGACCCGGCCCAGATCCGTGAGTTGGCCACCTGCCGCTGGGTGGCCAACGGCGACACCCTGCTGCTGCTCGGGCCGCCGGGTGTGGGCAAGACCCACCTGGCGGTGGCGCTGGGCCGGGAGGCGGTGCGTCTCGGTCACAGCGTCCAGTACGTCGGTGCCATGGAGCTGATCAGCGCCCTGGCCAAGGCCCAGGCGCAGCACGCCCTGGAGGGCCGGCTGACGCAGTACGCCAAAACCCGGCTGCTGATCATCGATGAGCTGGGCTACCTGCCGCTGGAGCCGAACGCTGCGTACCTGTTCTTCCAGCTGATCTCCCGCTGCTACCAGCGCGGCAGCGTGCTGATCACCTCCAACCGCCCCGTCATGGAATGGGGCGAGGTGTTTGGCGATCAGGTGGTCGCCACAGCGATCCTCGACCGGCTGCTGCACCACAGCCACGTGCTGACGATCCGGGGCGACAGCTACCGGCTCAGGGAGAAGCGGCGCAGCGGCCTGATCCGCCCGCAGGCGGGCGGTTCCTCCTCACCGGACAGCGCTGGCCTACGGCCACCACCGCCCGGTGAGAAGGCCTAAGGGGAACCCGGATCAAGCGGCACAGATGCCGCAGCCAACAACAACGACACGACACCCACCGATGAAACACCGATCCAAGGGCAGCCGTAAGGCCCCCATCAGCAAGCCATCAGGTGGACCAGTTTTCGTGTCGCCGGAGGACCAAAAGCGGATGTCGCTTGACACCTACGTCTACCTCGACGCCACCTACCTCCACGGCCGCCTGGGCCGAAATATGCAGGTGGTGTCGCGGGCGGTGGTGGTGGCGATCGGCATCAATGCCCTCGGCTACCGCGAAGTTCTCGGCATTGCCGTGGGCGACAGCGAGGCGGAGGGCTTCTGGCGTCAGTTCCTGGGCTCACTCAAGGAGCGTGGCCTCGACGGCACCCGCCTGGTGATCTCGGATGCCCACCTGGGCCTGACGGCAGCGATCAAGCGGATGTTCCAGGGCAGTAGCTGGCAGAGGTGCCGGGTGCACTTCCTGCGCAACCTGCTGAGCCATGTGCCCAAGGCCGGCCAGGACATGGTGGCCGCTGCCATGAAAGCGGTGTTCGTGATCCAGGCTCCAGATCAGGTGCGCGCCCACTGGCAGCGGGTCACCGAGATGCTGCGCAAGCAGTTCCCCGGCGCCGTGCCCGTGATGGAAGCCGCCCGGGACGACGTGCTGGCCTTCCTGCACTTCCCCCAGGAGCACTGGCGCAAGGTCTGGAGCACCAACCCGCTCGAGCGCCTCAACAAGGAGATCAAACGCCGCACCAACGTGGTCGGCATCTTCCCCAATGATCCAGCGATCGTGCGCCTGGTGGGCAGCCAGCTGCTGGAGCAGCAGGAGGAATGGCAGCTGGAGCGTCGCCGCTTCTTCTCTGAGGCCACCATGGCCAAGATCCCAGAGCCAGAAGAGCCCTTGGAGCTCACCGATGCAGATCCGAACGCCCAGCCGGCTGCAACCATCAGCTGAAGCGCACCAGCTTCTACCTCGATCTACACAGAACACATCGATCGCTGAGTTGCCAATTCAGCGATCAGGGTTCATAATGGATCAATGGAGCTGCGCAATCAGCTTCCAAGCAGTCATCCCCTGACTGCTCCTGTTCACCCTCCGGAGAGGGTCACAGGACCTCCTGAGTTACACCACTCGGAGGGGCGCTACCGCAATGATTGATCAGGTGTACCCAAAGTGTAGGATTTTGGTTTGGCAAGTATAGACAACTCGTCAGTTTTATGTGAAGAACGGCTTGCTATAAGTTTGGTAAAAAAAGTTAGGTATAAAAAGCGGATAAGTAAAACAGTTAGTGCAATCCGGACTATTAATGCAGTCCAATGACCGGCAAACTGAGGAACCTCGGCGGATATGTTTGGTATAAGAATATTGTAAAGTATAAGCATTTTGATGGTAAATGCTATTAATAAAGCAATTAGGAAAAGCAAGCTATTGATATCAGACTTTGACAAGGTTATTTGACTAAATTTTCCCTTAAAAAGATGAGATAATGTTGTAAAAGTACGCTTTACTGAAATTTTGAGATAGTTCTTAGGCATGACCCCAAAGAACTCAAGCAATCTTCTGCCTGGAGTATTCCGTACTGGAATCAGCAAAATAATCATACTAGCTAATGCGCCTTGTATGATTGCAACTAGAATATTGAGGCGAGAATAAGGTGAGCTGTCAGGTATTGGGGTATAAATATATAAATACAGGATTGAAAAGACAACAAGATATAGACGTACTAGCAGTGGTTGGGCAACTAATATCAATTCTTCAAGCTTTGTTGCTCGTTGCTTGATTTCCTTGCTATTTTGTTCTTTGGCTAACCTAGGCAAAAAGCCCCATTTTAGTCTAAGATATAACTTTTGATCATCTATATTTAGAGAATATGACAGAAGAATAGATATCATGACACTGATCAGGTTAATCACAATTAACATGATCAAGAGGCGCGACAAACCTGTCAGAGGATCAGACCTTTGTGACAATAAGACTGCTAGTGGCTTTACCCCAAAGTAAAAACTGTATATAGTACCTATAAACAGTATTACTGTCAAAGGGAAAAGCCAGGCTTGCAGGCTGATTAAGGCTCTCGGAGGTCTTAAAAGTCCACGGGAGGTAATCCAATTAAAACTTAAAAGTAAAATTTTACGATCTTCCTTTGATGTTGTTACCTTATTGCGTTCTGTTCTTGATCCATTCGGTGGATATAAGGAACTTGTAGATCCATTCGAAGACAATGAGTCTGGATTTGAGTTTATCGCAAAATGATGAGGATCAACTGGAAGCAATATTCCCTTTTCACATAACCAAGAAATATATTCATCTCGCTTAATATCTGCGCGAGATGTATCAAAAAAGTTCTTGCAATTAGAAAAAAGAAAGTCGACCGAACCACCACTTGAATCAGCATTAAGAATGGCATCCCATTCAGATGCGGACAACTTAAACGAAGTGGTTCGGTCACCAAAATATAAACGATATTGCCCTTCTACTAGGGGAGAAGTTCGTACTGATGGATTTATAGAGTAATAACAACTATCACCAACTATCATGGGAATAAACGAAAGGTTAGGGAGTACAAAATACTTTAGAATTCATCATCATTATCATCAAACATAGTACTTTGATTCACTCCGCTTTGAGATGATCCATATCCAGTAGTTTTCAACTTTTCCAGTTTTCCTGCCAAATCGTGAATCAGCTGCTCACAGCGACTCTGCTGATCCTCTTTAGTAAGGCTTGAAGGATCTACAATTGGAGCATTGGTCGAGTCTCCATCCGGTCCAATGGACTTTGATGCAGCCATCAAGCTGGACAATGCAAATTCATAATCTTTATCTTGATATTGAATCTTACCCCAGCAATAGTTAAAGCGAGGACTGTTGCTGCTTTGCACTCGGGTAAGTTCATCCTTGGCAGCACTGTATTCACCAAGATCTATATAGCATTCAGCCGCATCAATCGATAGGCGCTCTTTGAGTTTTGAAGGACATTCATCATTGTCTGCTGAACGAAGAACTGCCAAACCACGCACTTTATTACCCTGTGCGATTAGAATTTCACCAAGGAGAATTTGTGAATAATGATTTTTCGGATCAAGTCTCAAGCAGTTATTAAGATTGCGTTCGCATTCATCCAGCTGTCCTAGCTGAAGTTGAGCAATAGCAAGCATCCTGCGTAGCTTTGTGTCGTTAGGATTTTGAAGAACTGCTTCACGTAGAATTTTAGCTGCGTTATCAGCATCTCCGAGCTGTTGCAAGAATGATGCTAGTGCAGTTACATCCGACTTCTTGGTCGGCTTCTGTAGAAGAGCCCTGTTTGCGTACTCTTGTGCTAAAAGTTTATTACCTTCTTGAAGCCTCAGCTTACCAATACGAGAAAGCAACCTAATGTCTTCAGGTGTTAATGAAAGTGCTTTTTCAAGGTGAGCCATTGCAACTGCAGCATCACTTTCTGATCGAGCAATTGCAGCCATGGCTACGTGATATGGAGCATAGAGTTCCCCATCAGGAACTCCAGCCAAGATCCTTCTTGCCTCAGGAAAATTTTTCTCTTTAACGATCAGGGACCGCACCTGCTTGAAGGTTGATTTCAAGTGACCTGGAAGCACCACAGCCATTGTCGAGCATCTCTAAGCCAAAAAATCCTAGCACCGTCAACCAGTGGTAGTCAACTCTAGATGTTTGTCGAGGATTGGTGACATAAATAGCGCCTGAGAATCTGAGCTTTTTGCGTTATCATTAGGAAATTTTCATTGGTTCTCATTTGCATGGATTACTTTTCCAGTAAAATCTGAGAAAACTGCTTTCCAGCAGTTCGTTCCTAGCTAAATTAACGTGACTGTCTCATCATCCTTTTATTGCTACATTATATTATCAATCTTTGACGATGCTTGTCTCCCTGAATGAAGGGGTGGTTCTACTTTAGAGAATAAAGACTAAAACTTCCGTTTGAAAATCACCATTGATTGACTTTGGTATTTCTCGCTTGTTCGGCTGGAGCAAATCCTTAGCTCTCTCGCTTACCCAGTATATTACTAGGTTGCTGTGATCATTACTTTGAGCGCTAGTCATTGCGAATGGAGGTTATCCTAGCTGCATAAGTATAAATACGTCAAGTCGATCATGAATAGATTACTTGACTATAATGAATAGTATGTCAAGGCGGCTGAACTGCATGACTTAAAGCCACTCAAGTCAGCCTAGCTAAACGCTATTGTGATTTGTCTCTAACTATATGGATGCAACAATTATTGTCTGGGCCTATCTTGTCGAATTTGGGTGCAGCATTACTTCAAATAGCAGACGCAATAAATTGATAAGTGAAACCTCATCTGAACAATTTTCAACATTCCTAAGAGAAGCGTCATTCAGGATGATCAATGTGGCTGGACTCTGCCTTGATCACTGGATGATCCTAGCGTGCTCATCCCGGTACATCTCCGAAGTCGATTGATGCAGCACTATGGCACACACAGCCATGCCATGCTCTCTGAGCACCAGTCATCACCTCGGCGTTTCCACTGCTCGATTTCCATTCCCAAAAGTCTGTGCGAAGCTCGCCGTTCCACTTGTTTGATTGTCAGCACGAATGGTGAGCCCCCACCAATCCTGGTTTATTCTTAATCTTTGATCAACAGTTTCTATGTTTACTCTTTTTCTGCCCGGCAGTTTTCGCCGAAGTTCCGATTATGTCTGGTTGAGTCAATGTTTGGCACATAATAGTGACTTTTACACTGTTGATTATCCGGTCTCTACTACTGTCGCCAAACTAAATTCTGAGTTTTATAGTTCAGATTGTATGCTCCAGGTCCGTCGAGAGTTAATTTATGGTAGCCAATCAATATCGGATTCGAGACTTTCGATTGCCTATGAGGACTCAGTCATGGGATCTTTTCTAGAACAAGTTAGGAAACGTCATGGTAATTCAATTTCTGATCATGAGATCCTTTCTCACACACTAGTTGTTGGTCATAGTCAAGGAGCAGGGCACGCCGCAGTTATGGCTATAGATCACAGTCTCAACGGCGTGCTGCTCATTTCAGGACCAGCTGATTCATACCAGCATGTTCCTTCTTCCTGGACTGGGATCAGGGCAAGAACTTCCAGAAGTCATGTTAAGATGTTTATCCATGCTGAAGATCGACATTCGAGAATGTGTCTATACCATTCAACCCTCCTTGGATTAAGCAATATTAGTGTGCTCACGGAGTCATCTAAGTTAGAAGATGTCATATCCAGTCAAGTTGTCATTGACACAAGGCCCTTGCCTCCCTTAAAGTCACATGATTGCTTGACGTTCGATTCAGAAAAGCTTGATGACTTCAACAAGTTATATTTATCTAACGTTATCACCAAGCACAAGTCGCTATCTAGCGAGTCCCTAACAAGCACCCTCTTAAGTTCGTTAAATTAATCCGACTTAACAATGAAGAATTCCTCGCTTTTTAATTTTCTAACAACTAAAACAGTTGACGACTCATCTCATGAAGCTCATAAAAGTGAAACTACGCAGTACCAGACCGCTAATTCCTTCGACTCTTGTCTTGAGGTATTGATGGAGCGAGCTAATCTTGACAGCACTGTTGCTGGTCGAGAAAACAGTATAGAATACAATACACTGACTCAGATTGTTTCAGTTTCCCGAAAAGATGCCGATCAATCTTACGTTGATGTTTCGGATGACGAAGATGCTGAACATCAGCTTGATCCTCAGCCATCAAGTTCTGAGCTTGTAGCGGAGCCCTTCAGTGAGATGGAGTCTGAAAATGCTCATGTAGCGTTATTTAAATTCTTATTTGACCCAATTGATCCTTCTTTTCATAATGATGAGTCATCTGATTTGATTCTTTCTACTGAACTCATTAATGATCTTCAGAATCTGAAGGACCGAATGCAGCATCGTTACAACGTTCTTAAGAGAAACCTTTTTAATATTCAATCTCATGAGTGAGCCTATCTTCTTATTGAGTCCCCCTCGTTCCTTTTCTTCAGTTGTTTCGTCTATAATTGGACAGCATCCCCAGCTTTATTGCTTTCCGGAGTTGCATCTGTTATGGCGCGATGATATAGAGCATGTTCTTTCAAGTAAATCTAATATTACTCAATCTCGTTTTGCTCCTAGTGGACTGCTACGAGCAATTGCACAGATTCATGAACAGGTTCAGAATAGTGCTTCCTGCAGTCGTGCATGGATGTGGCTTGCCAATCATAGATCTCTATCTACTAAGGAATTGTTTGATTATTTGTGTGCGGCTCATGAACCCAAGCTATGTATTGAGAAATCGCCTGGAAATACTCGATCAATTGATCGAATGATAAGACTTTTCAAATTTTATCCCAAAGCCAAATTCATCCATCTTACTCGGAGTGTCGTAGGCTCTTCTAAGTCACTTAAGGAGTTTTTTGAACATCGTGATTCAAATCAAGGTGAGCGTAAGAGTCTCCGACATCCACTTGTTAAAGATAACTATGCTTTAATGTGGTATGCTACTCATAAGAGCATATTGAAGTTTCGTTCGATTATACCTCCGTCCAATTTTCTTACAGTCAAGGGTGAGTCTATCCTAACTGAGCCACATTCAGTACTTCCTCAAATCTGCGAGTGGTTAGGAGTGTCGACTGACAAGCGAAGCATCGATGAAATGCTCCATCCAGAGAATTCTCCGTATGCCTTCTTTGGACCCCGTATGGCTCCATGTGGTAATGATCCAAAGTTTATTACTAATCCTGAATTTAGACCGATGCGCAGGAAGGAATATTCATTCGAACAAGTCAGGACTTACCTAAATTCAAATGATCGCTCAAACTTTACTCGCTACTACGTGGAGAGGTCTAGTAGCGAGGAAGCTATTTCGCGTTTACAAGATTGGAATCAGTCAATACTTGAACTAGTCTTAGATATCGAAGCACAACTTGGCTACGCTTGAACGAATGAATTTGCTTTCTATTCCCCTCCCTGGAGGGGCCAGCGAGACTCAGCAAATATTGGCTGTCCATCAGTCAATCAATTCTGCCGGACTGTGGGTTCTTCTTACTACGACTTCTTCTCGCACTCTTGTCTATTGTACATCATCTTTTTCTGATGCACGCTTTGTGCTTCCGTACTACTTTGTTTATCTTGGTTCATCGCTCAATGGTGAGCTATTCTTTATAACTGACGAGCCTGAAAGTACTCAACCTTTCTTGTATGTTTTACATTTTGACCCTTCTGTGGGTATCAAAGTGACTAGCGCTAAGATTAATTGCAATTCTAGTCATTGGAATCAATTACTTAAACTCTGTAAACCTCGTGCTAACTTGCTAGGTGCGTCTACTTTGAATAGTTCTCCTTTGCTTAATGATAATGCCTTCAACGAGTCTTTCTTGTCCTCAGTTTGTGTTCCGTTTCATAGTTATCGTGATGTACTATCTATAAGGAATCTTGCATCGCCATTATCATCCTGTTATAATTGCAGTTCGGCAATAGTCAATGCTATCTCTGTTTTTCAATCTCACTATCCGTACCTGTCACCTGTTGATGCTATTGAGTTCAGTGATCATACGGTTGCACTTGTTGCCAATGATTCTTCTATCAGAACTTTGAGTTGTGGGGTTGAATCTAGACTATTTGCCTGTAAGGGCTCGGCTAAGCCTACTCTTGTTCTTGGACGTTCTCTCTTCTCCATTGATAATTCATTGTCATTTGCACCTTCTGCATCAGTCATAGTTCACCCATCATTAGGCTTGGTCTTAGCTTCTTCACAGCATTGTGACTTGTCTTCCAAATTTTCTCAGTCTAACAGGCTTTGTGTATTCAGCCTAGATTATACAACAACTTCTATGTATTGTTCATCTGAATTTGGCTCTACATTTGTATTAGTTGACAAAGTCGTGCATCGTGACCATGATCTTGTGCCGATGCTTGTGCATCATCTAGATTATTCCCAAACGCTTTTTTATTCGTCTCGGGTTGATCGTTCAGTTATTTATTTCTTAGATGACGTTCAAATTTCATAATTGTTTCACAAGCAAATTCCATTTTTATTTACGAATCGTTCATACTGTAAATTATGCTTAGACCTGCATGCCGCTACGTGTAGATTGCGTTACATCTATAGCTATGCCCCCTGTTATGTGTTGATGTGTGTCTAATTTAAAGTTTTGTGATGCTAAGCGATTCTTTGCTAAGCGGACAGCCTCTGAATTCCAAGCCTTGCCGGTAAAAAATGCAGGCTATTTTGGGATGTCGAGTGATATACGCGGTCCATTCTTTTTGCCTAGTGCATTACATGAGGCTAGATGCTTGTAAGTACTATCGACGTTAAGTCTTTAACATTCAGTTTAATACTTTACTTCGTCTCGTGCATCTTGTTGAATTCTAATTTGTTGCGCCGGCACCCCCGGGTTCAGGAAAGATGTCCCCCCTTTCATTCGTACATCCGGGGGCTTGAGGACATGACCAATGCGTCGTTACAGCGAGGCCGTCAAGGCTGATGTGAGAAGGCGGATGAGCCCGCCCCAGAGGCAGAGCGTGGCCCGGATTTCAGAAGAGATGGGCATCCACGTGATCACTCTCTACAAATGGAGGAAGGCCTGGCGGTTGCAGGGGGAAGTGGTGCCGGCATCCGAGAGGGAACCAGAAGGCTGGAGCGCTGCCGACAAGTTCACCGTGGTCCCCCTGCGTCAGGAAAGTTGTCCGCTCGGTCTGACCCATCCACCAGGGGGCCAAACCGACGACCATGAAACCGACCTATGACACCGCTGTGCGGGACCAAGTCCGCCAGCGCATGAGCCCGCCAAACCGGGAGAGCGTGGCCGAGATCGCCCGCTCTACCGGGATCACGACCCAGACCCTCTACAACTGGCGCAGCCAGTGGCAGAAGCAGGGTCAGCTCGTGCCAGCCACCACCAAGCCGCCAGAGCAGTGGAGCGCTCTCGACAAGCTGGCCGCTGTGATCCAGGCGGCCGGCCTGAGTGGCCCTGATCTCGGGGCCTTCTGCCGTGAGCGGGGCCTCTACCCCAAACAGCTTGCCCGCTGGCGGCAGGCCGCCGAGGATGCCAATGGCCCCAGCGCTCCGAGCATGGCTGATCAGCGAGAACTTCAGCGTAAGAATCAGGAGCTGATTCGCCAGAATCGCCGCTTACAACGCGAATTGGAGAAGAAGGAGAAGGCTCTCTCGGAGGCGGCAACACTGCTGATGCTCTCAAAAAAGCTCGATCAGCTGTGGCCACGGGACGAGGAACAATGATCCCGCCAGAGGATAGAAGTCAGCTGATGGAATTGTTCCGAGAAGGTCTCAAAGAAGGGGCTTCTGCCACGGCGATTGCAGATCTGATCGGTATCTGCTCACGCACGTTACGGCGCTGGGGCATTGCGTTCCAGACACATGGATTCAGCCAGGATCGCCGCAAAGGCTCTCCACGGAATGTGGCGCACCGATTCACACCAGAAGAGCGGCAGCGCTTAATTCACATCGTCAACGATCCGCGATTCGCGGACCTCACTCCCGCCCAGATCGTGGCCATCCTTGCCGAGGAGCGAATCTATGTGGGTTCAGAGTCCACGATTTACCGCATCATGCGGCAAGAGGGTCTGCTGAACCACCGTGGCAGAACCCGCCTGCCGCGTGAGCCCAGGGAGGTTCCGGTGTTGGAAGCAACGGGCATCCATCAAGTACTGGCCTGGGATATCACCCTCCTCCCCGGCCCCGTGAAGGGGCAGTTCTATTACCTCTACATGGTGATGGATGTATGGAGCCGGCGCATCCTCGGCGCAGAGGTGCATGAGCATGAATGTAGCGAGTTGGCCAGCGCATTCTTTGATCGTGTCTGCCGCGATGAAGGGATCAGCAAGGAGACTGCTGCGGTCCTGCACTCGGACAATGGCGCCCCCATGCGCTCATTCACTCTGGCGGCCAAGATGGCGGAGCTGGGGGTGTCGCTTTCGTTCTCGAGGCCACGCGTCAGCAATGACAACGCCTATGCCGAGTCGTGGTTCCGCACGATGAAATACCACCAGAGTTATCCGCTCAGGCGATTCCGGGATCTGCTTTCGGTGAAAGCCTGGGTGGATGGCTTTGTCGAGTGGTACAACGCTGAGCACCGGCACAGCGGCATCAAGTACGTGACGCCCAATCAGCGCCATTACGGCCAGGCTGACGCGATCTGCGCCATCCGCCAACAGACCTATGAGGAAGCTCGGCAGAGGCATCCTCAGCGCTGGAGCCGGCCACCCCGCAACTGGTTACAGCCACAGGTTGTGAGCATCAACCATCCGCGACCGCAGAAACCTGTGGCTGCTTGACCCTCAACAATCTAGGCCCCCGTGGCTGTCCGATGGCGCCCCTCCAAGGGCGCGATCGGCAACAGCCGCGATCAGGGGCCGGACGCCCCAACCCCGACCGAAGACAGCCATCGATGACAACAACACCCCGGCCGTGCGGCCCCTGAACCTCAACTCGCAGTACAGTCCATCTCGGTGCTCAGCTCAGCACCCCGAGCGGACAACTTCCCTGATAGGTCCCGGGTGCTCGAGACCGCTGGCCTCAACGCCACCGAGCTCAGTGCCTACTGCCGTGAGCGGGGGCTGTTTCCTGAGCAGGTGAGCCGTTGGCGGCAGGCAGCCCAGGATGCCAACGCCAAGCCGCTGCTGACGATGGCCGAGCAGAAGGAGCTCGAAAGGCTCCGAGCCCAGGACCAGCGCGAGATCAAGGCCCTCAAGAAGGAGCTGCAGCGCAAGGAGAAGGCCCTGGCGGAGGCGGCGGCATTGCTGGTGCTGCGAAAAAAGTGGGAGGCCTTCTGCTCGGAGGACGCGGAAGGCTGACGTGCGCCGCGCACCGGCGGAAGGTGATCGAGCTGATCGGCGAGGCGAATGCCGCTGGTGCCGGCCTGGTGAGTGTCTGCGGTGAGATCGGCATCTGCCTGCGTACCCTCAAACGCTGGCGGAAGGCCTTTCTGGGTGATGGGGACGGTGTGAGGTGGTTGGCTTTTACTGGACCAATACGGGCTCAGTGATCGTTAACTCTGAGCGGGATGGGTCAGTTGTTGTCTCAGTATAGACCACATAGGGAGTTCTGCCTCCCAGTGATCGGTGAGGTCTTACATGGCAGTACCTCCAGAGAAAGCGAGCGAGGCTGATCTCCGCATCCCAGCCATCCTCATAGGCCCTGATATACACCTCCTCGTACTTGACTGTTCGCCACAGGCGTTCCACCAGGATGTTGTCAAAACAGCGCTTCCGACCTGACCAGCTGATCTTGATCTTTTCCTTTCGAAGCCGCTCCACGAAGTCTGACGAGGTGAACTGACAGCCTTGGTCGGAGTGGAAGACACTGGGCTTGCGGCCACTCCCCAGGGCCATCTCCAGGGCTTCCAGGCAGAACTCCGTGTCAAGGCTGTTGGACAGCCTCCAGCTGAGCACATGACGTGAGTAAAGATCGATGATGGCCACCAGGTAGAGGAAGCCCTTCCGCAGAGGGA from Synechococcus sp. CBW1107 encodes the following:
- the istA gene encoding IS21 family transposase — protein: MERARQDDKGSAGAPSLEPMVLETAVQTPQDVEAMRRLSAAGWGRRRIAKELGCSPETVRKYLRQGGWQPYGKPCRNTVLDGQREWLRQRFMAHRGNADVVRQELASEKGIEVSLRTVERAVEPWRRELRNAALATVRFETPPGRQLQADFGQCLVSIGGERVRVHLAVLTLGYSRRLLVRAFRSEKQDHWLQALEEGFRHWGGVPQEVLVDNARALVSQHDPERNILVFAERLEEFARYWGFKPRACRPYRARTKGKDERGVAYVKRNAIAGREFSSWAEFEAHLVRWTREVADLRVHGTTGEAPLDRFVRAEAQALQPLEAKPSFLAERELVRIVHSDCCVEVEANWYSAPQALIRQRVSVLVRDQQVLIRHGGRIVAEHRRQRPGSRSRQVIDGHWEGLLPQRQQREAERSLRDGNARRDQEQRPVRSSELARPLAVYAELIGEVAA
- the istB gene encoding IS21-like element helper ATPase IstB: MSPTNPRNRSTAAIPPVPTEELEAMLTRLRLPAIRDRLDALLEEAARREMNLREALAWLCAAEVARKDQLRMEMALRLARFPYVRTLEAFDFEAQPSIDPAQIRELATCRWVANGDTLLLLGPPGVGKTHLAVALGREAVRLGHSVQYVGAMELISALAKAQAQHALEGRLTQYAKTRLLIIDELGYLPLEPNAAYLFFQLISRCYQRGSVLITSNRPVMEWGEVFGDQVVATAILDRLLHHSHVLTIRGDSYRLREKRRSGLIRPQAGGSSSPDSAGLRPPPPGEKA
- a CDS encoding IS256 family transposase, with translation MSLDTYVYLDATYLHGRLGRNMQVVSRAVVVAIGINALGYREVLGIAVGDSEAEGFWRQFLGSLKERGLDGTRLVISDAHLGLTAAIKRMFQGSSWQRCRVHFLRNLLSHVPKAGQDMVAAAMKAVFVIQAPDQVRAHWQRVTEMLRKQFPGAVPVMEAARDDVLAFLHFPQEHWRKVWSTNPLERLNKEIKRRTNVVGIFPNDPAIVRLVGSQLLEQQEEWQLERRRFFSEATMAKIPEPEEPLELTDADPNAQPAATIS
- a CDS encoding lipopolysaccharide assembly protein LapB, with product MAVVLPGHLKSTFKQVRSLIVKEKNFPEARRILAGVPDGELYAPYHVAMAAIARSESDAAVAMAHLEKALSLTPEDIRLLSRIGKLRLQEGNKLLAQEYANRALLQKPTKKSDVTALASFLQQLGDADNAAKILREAVLQNPNDTKLRRMLAIAQLQLGQLDECERNLNNCLRLDPKNHYSQILLGEILIAQGNKVRGLAVLRSADNDECPSKLKERLSIDAAECYIDLGEYSAAKDELTRVQSSNSPRFNYCWGKIQYQDKDYEFALSSLMAASKSIGPDGDSTNAPIVDPSSLTKEDQQSRCEQLIHDLAGKLEKLKTTGYGSSQSGVNQSTMFDDNDDEF
- a CDS encoding sulfotransferase produces the protein MSEPIFLLSPPRSFSSVVSSIIGQHPQLYCFPELHLLWRDDIEHVLSSKSNITQSRFAPSGLLRAIAQIHEQVQNSASCSRAWMWLANHRSLSTKELFDYLCAAHEPKLCIEKSPGNTRSIDRMIRLFKFYPKAKFIHLTRSVVGSSKSLKEFFEHRDSNQGERKSLRHPLVKDNYALMWYATHKSILKFRSIIPPSNFLTVKGESILTEPHSVLPQICEWLGVSTDKRSIDEMLHPENSPYAFFGPRMAPCGNDPKFITNPEFRPMRRKEYSFEQVRTYLNSNDRSNFTRYYVERSSSEEAISRLQDWNQSILELVLDIEAQLGYA
- a CDS encoding helix-turn-helix domain-containing protein produces the protein MSPPQRQSVARISEEMGIHVITLYKWRKAWRLQGEVVPASEREPEGWSAADKFTVVPLRQESCPLGLTHPPGGQTDDHETDL
- a CDS encoding transposase; translated protein: MKPTYDTAVRDQVRQRMSPPNRESVAEIARSTGITTQTLYNWRSQWQKQGQLVPATTKPPEQWSALDKLAAVIQAAGLSGPDLGAFCRERGLYPKQLARWRQAAEDANGPSAPSMADQRELQRKNQELIRQNRRLQRELEKKEKALSEAATLLMLSKKLDQLWPRDEEQ
- a CDS encoding IS3 family transposase — translated: MIPPEDRSQLMELFREGLKEGASATAIADLIGICSRTLRRWGIAFQTHGFSQDRRKGSPRNVAHRFTPEERQRLIHIVNDPRFADLTPAQIVAILAEERIYVGSESTIYRIMRQEGLLNHRGRTRLPREPREVPVLEATGIHQVLAWDITLLPGPVKGQFYYLYMVMDVWSRRILGAEVHEHECSELASAFFDRVCRDEGISKETAAVLHSDNGAPMRSFTLAAKMAELGVSLSFSRPRVSNDNAYAESWFRTMKYHQSYPLRRFRDLLSVKAWVDGFVEWYNAEHRHSGIKYVTPNQRHYGQADAICAIRQQTYEEARQRHPQRWSRPPRNWLQPQVVSINHPRPQKPVAA